Part of the Tenacibaculum sp. SZ-18 genome, TGTGAAATAAATATTTTTTTAACATTTAGTTTGTGTTTTGGTTTTCTTATTGATAGTTTTGTGACAATTAATTAACCAAAAACCCTTCTAAAATGAAAAATCAATTTTTCAAGATGGCTACTTATGCCGTCATGGTTTTGTGTTGTACAAGTATAACAGCACAAAAAAAGTTTAAAATTGGAGATGAGTATGATACGAAAATTAGTCTTTTAGAGACGTATCAAAACTTTGCTAAAATTGCAAACCAAAAACTATCTCAACCTCAATTAGTATTTAAGAAAGAATTTTATTCAAAAAGTTCTACGTATGTTAAGTTATATTTTGAAAAATTTGACTTAGCTCCAGGCGATTTTGTTGAAATTATTGGTGCCAATACAAAAGAGAAAATCGTTTATGGTGGTCAAGGTAAGATTGTAGATTCTGATATGACTATGATTAGTAGTTTCTGGTCTCAAGTAATTTTTGACGATAAAGTGGAAATTAGATTATATTCTAAAGGAAAACCAGGATATCATAATGGATTCGAAATTTCAAAGGTGGCTTATGGATTTACGAAAGAGAAAATCTTAAAACAATTTGCTAAAAATGATGGACAACAAAGATCAATTTGTTCTAGTGATAATAAGGAGAGAATAGCTTGTTATGAGGGAACGGAAATGTATGAAAAAGCAAAGGCCGTATGTCGATTAATTATCGGTGGTACTTCTAGTTGTACAGGCTGGTTGTTAGGTAGCGAAGGTCACTTAATGACAAATAATCACTGTATCGGATCAGTTTCAGCGGCTCAAAATACAGATTATGTTTTTAATTATCAGCAAGCGAGCTGTACTGGTAGTGCGAATGCTACAAGCGATGTTGTTGCTTCTTCAGCAACTTTTATCAAAACCAATTCAAGTCTAGATTATACGTTAGTAAAATTACCTTCTAATCCAACAAATACTTATGGTTATTTAAGTTTAAGTTCTGCTGTAACAGCGGCAGGAGACAGAATTTATATTCCTCAGCATCCAGGTGGAAGAAGAAAAGAAATCTCTGTTAAAACTGATGTGGATGCAACTTCAGGAGGTTTTTCGAGAGTATTTCAAAGTTCATCAGGTTTTGGACAGCAAGTTCGTTACTATGCAGATACGGAAGGAGGAAGTTCTGGTTCACCAGTCTTGGATTTTAATTCAAATTTAGTTGTAGCGATACACAATACGGGTGGATGTCCGAATGGTTCATATGGTAGAAGTGATAATTTAATCGCTGCCATTGGTAATGATATGCCAGCCGATGGTGTTGATGGAAATGGAGGAGGAAATCCTGATCCGGATCCGGACCCAAGTTGTTCTTCAACAGTAAGTTCATTTCCTTACAGTGAAAGTTTTGAAGCTAATGTTGGATGGACGCAAGTTACAGGTGATGACGGAAACTGGGTAAGAGATGCTTCAGGTACACCATCTTCAGGTACAGGTCCTAGCTCTGGTGCAAATGGTTCGTATTATATGTTTTTAGAGGCTTCTACAAACGGAAGTACAGGACAGATAGGTTCAAATGCTACAGCAATTTTACAAAGTCCATGTTTTAATTTGTCAGGTTTGTCTTCTGCAACATTTGCATTTAGTAACCATATGTACGGAACTGCAGTTGGTTCTTTAAGCTTGGAAGCTTCAACTAATGGTACAACTTGGGCTAGTCTTTGGAGTGATTCAGGTAACAACGGAAATCAGTGGAATTCAGTAACTGTTAACTTAAGTGCTTACGTTGGGCAAAGTGAATTAAGATTACGTTTTGTTGGAACTACAGGACCTAGTTGGTCTAGTGATATCGCAATTGATAATTTATCATTAACTTCTGGTGGAGGAGGAACACCGTCTTGTCCAACATTAGATTTCAATGATTTTAATATAACATCATTTTCTAATCAGGATGCCTCAGGAAACTTTTCAATCGGTAATGGTGGTAATTCTTTGACGTTAACAAATAATACTTGGAAATATCTTCCAATGGATTATACAGTTACGGCAAACACTGTTATTGAATTTGAATTTAGAAGTACTTCACAAGGAGAAATTCATGGAGTTGGTTTTGAAAATGATAATAGTTTAACTTCGAGTAGATATTTTAAAGTTCATGGAACGCAAAATTATGGTGTAACGAACTATGATAATTATACAAGTGGAACTGTTAAATATACTATTCCAGTAGGAAGTTCATATACTGGAAGTATGAACAGATTAGTATTCATTAATGATAATGATGCTGGTTCTGGAAATAATTCTACGTTCTCAAATGTTAGAATATATGAAGGTTCTTGTGAAAGTTCTAATGTTGTTGTAACTGAAGTTTTTGAAACAAGAGTTGATATTATTGGTGATGAGGATGAAGGAGTGTTTACAAACGTAAGAGTTGCTCCGAACCCAATTAGAAAAGGAACATTATTAAAACTTGTGGGTCCAGCCGAAAGTTTGAAAGATGCAAATTATTCTGTTGTAAACGTGTTAGGACAAGTTGTAAAAAGAGGGAATGTAAATGAAACTAAAACTATTAGTATAGATAAGTTTACTTCAGGAATTTACATCTTGAGATTGGAAAATAAGTTTACACAAGCTAGTCAAAGATTTATAATCGAATAATTATAGTTGTGTCATTTAAATAGTTAAATGAATTAATTAGAAAACCCTCTTGTTTTGCAAGGGGGTTTATTTTTTATCTTTAAATAATAGTAATTTGTCAGAATGAATACAGTTAAAGTTCTTATTATACTAATTTTATTTGTAGGTGCGTTTCAAGGTATTGTCTATGGAATTGTTCTTTGTAAAGCAAAACGGAATTTATATTCTAATAGAATCCTTTCGGTAATACTGTTTTTACTTTCATATCGACTATTAATTCAAATAATGCGCCTGTTTGGTTTAGGATATTACGATACTTGGTATTATTTTATGTTAGACTTAAGTTGGGTAACAGGTCCATTGTTATATTTTTATGTAAAGTCGCACTTAGATGGTAATTATAAAATATCTAAAAAGGAACTGTATCACTTTATTCCACTTTTAGTTCAAATTTGTATAAGCATATTTGTGAGACTTCAAAATTTATACTGGGAAGGTACACGTGAAAGTCTCAGTTGGCTTGGTTACTGGGGGTATGTAGTATGGATGAATTACCCAACTATTTATATTGTTGCAAGTATATTAATAATTGTTTATGCTCATAAAGCATTAAAGTTGTTGTATAAGGGAGTAAATATTCAAGAGCAGACATTACGTTGGCTTAAACGAATTCTGTTTTCTTTCCAAGTATATTTTAGTCTAGTTTTATTAATACTAGTTGTAGATGTCATAATTTACAATATCTTTCTTAACAATAACTATTTTTATTTTGTCAGATTTTTCTATTATCCATTTTTTATTGGAATATCAGTGTTAATTTATTGGTTAGGAATGGAAGGATTTGCAAGAAGAGATGAGAAGAGAATTATTCCCAAAAGTCAATTATCAAATGAAGAGAGAACGAAATTAGAATTAATTGCGAAGGAATTAAAAGTGATTGTAGAAGAAAGGAAACTATATAAGATACAAAAGCTGAATCTAGATATGTTATCAAAAGAGTTACAAACGAAATCATATTTGGTAACGCTTTGCTTAAAAGAAATTTATGGAAAGAATTTTAACGATTATATAAATGAGTATAGAGTAAAAGAGGTTCAGTATTTATTAAAGCAGTCAGATAATACTAAGTACACATTATTAAGTTTAGCTATGGAAGCAGGCTTTAACTCTAAATCTTCATTTAATAGAGCGGTTCAGAAGCATTTAGGAGTTTCACCTAGCGAATTAAAGCGCGAGGAATAAGGTGTCAAATATATTTCTGACACATATTTGAGGTCAAATATTGGTGTCAATTATATAAATGAGGCGATTTGTACGAGGTTGAAATCTATGTTTGTATGGAATTTTAAAATCTATTACAATGAAAAAAGTTTATGTATTCATTTCGTTTTTTGTTCTTTGGAACATCACCAATTCTTATGCTCAGATTAGTTCAGATCATAAAGTTGACGCTTTATTAGGAAATTGGAAAATTGACATGTCACCGTCTGATAAATCAGATAATAATTACGCTATTATGATTATAGATAAAGTCTCTAACAATTCTATCGAAGGAACATTTTACAGAGAAGGAGTAAAAATCCGAGAAGGTAGAGTAAATACATTAAATAGTAACATTTATGGAGCACTAGTATCAGGAGATAATTCTGGTGATTATAATACTTCATTTTATCTTAAAAACGGAAAACTTTATGGTTCAACTCATTCACTGAAAAAAGATTTTTTAGCTGTTTGGGTAGCAACTAAGGAAAAATAAGAAATAAAAAAGCCACACAAATATGCGTGGCTTTTTTCTATATTTCGTTTTAGGCTAATTATAAATCGAAACCGATATCTACACCTAATTTACTTGCAATGATTTTTGTGATTCTTTGTTTAACTTCAGGAATCTTAACACTTTCTAAAACCGTATTAGCAAAAGCGTACATTAACAAAGCATTCGCTTCTTTCTTAGGAATACCTCTTTGTTGCATATAGAATAAAGCTTGTGAATCTAGTTGACCAATAGTACAACCGTGGGAGCATTTCACATCATCAGCGAAAATTTCTAACTGAGGCTTAGCATTAATAGTAGCTTTATCACTTATTAAAACGTTATTGTTTTGTTGATAAGCATTTGTTTTTTGTGCTTCTTTCTCAACAATTACTTTTCCATTGAAAACACCTGTAGAACGATCATTATAGATTCCTTTGTAATCCTGATGACTTTCACAATTTGGTTCAATATGGTGAACTAAAGTATGATGATCTACATGCTGTTTTCCTTCAAGAATTGTAACTCCTTTTAAAATAGAATCAATTCGCTCTCCTTGTTGAAAGAAGTTTAAGTTGTTTCTAGTAATATTTCCTCCGAAAGAGAAAGTATGGACAGAACATACACTTTCTTTTTTTTGCTCAATGTAAGTATTATCAACTAAAGACGCGTTATTATTGTCATTCTGAATTTTATAGTAATCTACATTCGCATGGGTATCGACAAAAATTTCAGTTACAGAGTTGGTAAGAATAGCATTGTTAGTTAAACTTTGATGACGCTCAATAATTTGAACATGTGCATTACGTTCGGCAACAATTAAATTCCGTGGTTGAATCATTGTTGCATTTTCCGTTCCTGTTGTAAAGTAGATAATCTGGATTGGTTTTTCGACTTCTACATTTTTTGGAATATAAATATAAGCTCCTTCACTTGTGAAAGCAGTATTTAAAGAAGTTAAGTTGTCTTGTTTTGCTACTTTGTTAAAATAGTTTTCAATAACCGCTTTATATTTTGCTTTGCTTAAGGCAGATGATAATAGGCAAATATCCATATTATCATGAGTAGTATCTGATAAAAAAGAACTATACTTTCCATCGATAAATACAATCTTGTATGTATCAATATCATGAATGAAATACTTTTTTACATCTGCTAACTCTACTGCAGTTTCTGCTTTAGGAAAAATACTATAATCTTCTTTTAAAATTGAATTTAAAGAAGTGTATTTCCAAGCTTCTAATTTCTTAGAAGGGAAACCTAATTTTTCAAAATTTTGTAGTGCTTTCGACCTAATTTCATGAACATCGCTATTAACGTCCTTGCCATTTTCAAAAGCTAAATATGATGATAATAATTTATCCTTTAATTCCTCCATTCTTTCAAGTTTTAGTGGAACTCAGAAATTATGAGTTCACTTCTTCTTTAATCCAATCGTAACCTTTAGCTTCTAATTCAAGTGCTAAAGAAGCATCTCCAGTTTTTACAATTTTACCATCGTGTAAAACGTGAACAAAATCAGGAACGATATAATCTAATAAACGTTGGTAGTGAGTAATAACAATAACAGCGTTGTCTTCAGATTTTAATTTATTTACTCCATTAGCAACAATACGAAGCGCATCAATATCTAAACCAGAATCAGTTTCATCTAAGATGGCTAATTTTGGCTCTAACATTGCCATTTGGAATATTTCGTTACGTTTCTTTTCTCCTCCTGAAAATCCTTCGTTCAAAGAACGAGATAAGAATTTACGATCGATCTCAAGTAATTCTGACTTTTCACGAATCTTTTGTAACATTTCTTTAGCAGGCATTTCCTCTAAACCTTGTGCCTTGCGTGATTCGTTAATTGCAGTTTTGATAAAGTTTGTTACTGTTACACCTGGAATTTCAACTGGATATTGAAATGATAAAAATACACCAGCATGTGCTCTTTCTTCAGGAGCTAATTCACTAATATCTTCTCCATCTAATTCAATAGAACCAGAAGTTACTTCATATTCTTCTTTACCTGCGATCACAGAAGCCATTGTACTTTTTCCAGCTCCATTAGGTCCCATAATTGCATGAACTTCTCCTGCTTTAACTTCTAAGTTTAATCCTTTTAAGATTGACTTTTCTTCTACTTCTGCGTGTAAGTTTTGAATCTTTAACATTGTATATCTATGCTTAAAAAGCTAATTTTATTATTGGTAATAATATTTTATCCTACACTTCCTTCTAAGGAAATTTCTAATAATTTTTGTGCCTCAACAGCAAATTCCATGGGTAATTTGTTTAATACTTCCTTGCTAAACCCGTTAACGATAAGTGCAATAGCTTTTTCAGTATCAATACCTCTTTGATTGCAATAGAACAATTGATCTTCTCCGATTTTGCTTGTTGTAGCCTCATGCTCTACTTGTGCTGATTTATTTTTAGTTTCTATATATGGGAAGGTATGAGCTCCACATTCATTACCCATTAATAAACTATCGCATTGAGAGAAGTTACGCGCATTCTCAGCTCTAGAACCAATTTGTACTAATCCACGATAACTGTTTTGTGATTTACCAGCTGAAATACCTTTTGAAATAATAGTTGATTTCGTATTCTTTCCAAGATGAATCATTTTCGTTCCTGTATCTGCTTGTTGGAAATTGTTAGTCACAGCGATCGAATAGAATTCTCCTACTGAATTGTTTCCTTTTAAAACACAACTTGGATATTTCCAAGTTACTGCAGAGCCAGTTTCGACCTGAGTCCAAGAAATTTTAGCATTGGTTTCACATAAACCACGTTTCGTAACGAAGTTAAAGACTCCACCTTTACCTTGTTCATCACCCGGAAACCAATTTTGTACTGTTGAATATTTTATTTCTGCATCATCCATAGCGATTAATTCAACTACGGCGGCGTGTAATTGATTTTCATCACGTTGAGGTGCAGTACATCCTTCTAAGTAAGAAACGTAACTGCCTTTATCGGCAATTACTAAGGTCCTTTCGAATTGTCCTGTTCCACCTTCATTAATTCTGAAGTAAGTAGATAATTCCATTGGACAACGAACACCTTTAGGAATGTAACAAAAAGAACCATCTGAGAATACAGCAGAATTTAATGCCGCATAAAAGTTATCAGTTGTAGGAACTACAGAGCCAATATATTTCTTAACTAATTCAGGATGTTCTTGAATAGCTTCTGAAATGGGCATAAAGATAATTCCTTTTTCTGCTAGTGTTTCTTTAAATGTAGTAGCAACAGAAACAGAATCCATTACGATATCAACAGCAACATTTGCTAGTCTTTTTTGTTCTTCTAAAGAAATCCCTAGTTTCTCAAAAGTAGCCAACATTTCTGGATCTACTTCATCCAAACTATTTAATTTAGGTTTCTTTTTTGGAGCAGAGTAATAGGAAATATCCTGAAATTTTGGTTTTTCATAATTAACATTTGCCCACTCTGGCTCCTCCATTTGCTTCCAAACTTTAAAAGCTTCCAACCTCCATTCGGTCATCCACTCTGGTTCGTTTTTCTTTTTAGAAATGGCACGAACTATATCTTCATTTAAACCTTTAGGGAATTTTTCGCTTTCTATATCAGTATAAAAACCATATTCATATTCTTTGGTTTTTAATTCTTCTCTTAAATCGTCTTCAGTATACTTACTCATTGAAGCTGTTTTCGGTTATTGATATTAATTACAGAGAAAAACTTTCTCCACATCCACATGTTCTATTAGCATTCGGATTATTAAAAACAAATCCCTTACCATTTAAACCGCCAGAATACTCTAGTATTGTTCCAACTAAATACAAGAAACTTTTTTTATCAACGATAATTTTCACACCATTGTCTTCAAAAACTTTATCAGTCTCTCCTTGAGAATTGTCAAAATTTAAATCGTACGAAAGTCCTGAACAACCGCCGCTTTTCACACCTACTCGAACGTAATCCGTAGTTGCATCAAAGCCGTCATCGGTCATAAGCTCTATCACTTTCTTTTTAGCTGTGTCTGAAACTTTTATCATATAACTAAGATAAATCTAAATTGAGGTGCAAATATACGACATAACTATTATTTTTACACGTTTTGTTTAATGATAAAAATAATGTGATAATCAGAAAAACTTATGGTAGTTGAAAATCAGGGTTTTTAACGAAATCTGTGTCGGTTAGTGTCAG contains:
- a CDS encoding helix-turn-helix domain-containing protein, whose translation is MNTVKVLIILILFVGAFQGIVYGIVLCKAKRNLYSNRILSVILFLLSYRLLIQIMRLFGLGYYDTWYYFMLDLSWVTGPLLYFYVKSHLDGNYKISKKELYHFIPLLVQICISIFVRLQNLYWEGTRESLSWLGYWGYVVWMNYPTIYIVASILIIVYAHKALKLLYKGVNIQEQTLRWLKRILFSFQVYFSLVLLILVVDVIIYNIFLNNNYFYFVRFFYYPFFIGISVLIYWLGMEGFARRDEKRIIPKSQLSNEERTKLELIAKELKVIVEERKLYKIQKLNLDMLSKELQTKSYLVTLCLKEIYGKNFNDYINEYRVKEVQYLLKQSDNTKYTLLSLAMEAGFNSKSSFNRAVQKHLGVSPSELKREE
- the sufB gene encoding Fe-S cluster assembly protein SufB — encoded protein: MSKYTEDDLREELKTKEYEYGFYTDIESEKFPKGLNEDIVRAISKKKNEPEWMTEWRLEAFKVWKQMEEPEWANVNYEKPKFQDISYYSAPKKKPKLNSLDEVDPEMLATFEKLGISLEEQKRLANVAVDIVMDSVSVATTFKETLAEKGIIFMPISEAIQEHPELVKKYIGSVVPTTDNFYAALNSAVFSDGSFCYIPKGVRCPMELSTYFRINEGGTGQFERTLVIADKGSYVSYLEGCTAPQRDENQLHAAVVELIAMDDAEIKYSTVQNWFPGDEQGKGGVFNFVTKRGLCETNAKISWTQVETGSAVTWKYPSCVLKGNNSVGEFYSIAVTNNFQQADTGTKMIHLGKNTKSTIISKGISAGKSQNSYRGLVQIGSRAENARNFSQCDSLLMGNECGAHTFPYIETKNKSAQVEHEATTSKIGEDQLFYCNQRGIDTEKAIALIVNGFSKEVLNKLPMEFAVEAQKLLEISLEGSVG
- the sufD gene encoding Fe-S cluster assembly protein SufD, encoding MEELKDKLLSSYLAFENGKDVNSDVHEIRSKALQNFEKLGFPSKKLEAWKYTSLNSILKEDYSIFPKAETAVELADVKKYFIHDIDTYKIVFIDGKYSSFLSDTTHDNMDICLLSSALSKAKYKAVIENYFNKVAKQDNLTSLNTAFTSEGAYIYIPKNVEVEKPIQIIYFTTGTENATMIQPRNLIVAERNAHVQIIERHQSLTNNAILTNSVTEIFVDTHANVDYYKIQNDNNNASLVDNTYIEQKKESVCSVHTFSFGGNITRNNLNFFQQGERIDSILKGVTILEGKQHVDHHTLVHHIEPNCESHQDYKGIYNDRSTGVFNGKVIVEKEAQKTNAYQQNNNVLISDKATINAKPQLEIFADDVKCSHGCTIGQLDSQALFYMQQRGIPKKEANALLMYAFANTVLESVKIPEVKQRITKIIASKLGVDIGFDL
- the sufC gene encoding Fe-S cluster assembly ATPase SufC; this translates as MLKIQNLHAEVEEKSILKGLNLEVKAGEVHAIMGPNGAGKSTMASVIAGKEEYEVTSGSIELDGEDISELAPEERAHAGVFLSFQYPVEIPGVTVTNFIKTAINESRKAQGLEEMPAKEMLQKIREKSELLEIDRKFLSRSLNEGFSGGEKKRNEIFQMAMLEPKLAILDETDSGLDIDALRIVANGVNKLKSEDNAVIVITHYQRLLDYIVPDFVHVLHDGKIVKTGDASLALELEAKGYDWIKEEVNS
- a CDS encoding trypsin-like peptidase domain-containing protein, with translation MKNQFFKMATYAVMVLCCTSITAQKKFKIGDEYDTKISLLETYQNFAKIANQKLSQPQLVFKKEFYSKSSTYVKLYFEKFDLAPGDFVEIIGANTKEKIVYGGQGKIVDSDMTMISSFWSQVIFDDKVEIRLYSKGKPGYHNGFEISKVAYGFTKEKILKQFAKNDGQQRSICSSDNKERIACYEGTEMYEKAKAVCRLIIGGTSSCTGWLLGSEGHLMTNNHCIGSVSAAQNTDYVFNYQQASCTGSANATSDVVASSATFIKTNSSLDYTLVKLPSNPTNTYGYLSLSSAVTAAGDRIYIPQHPGGRRKEISVKTDVDATSGGFSRVFQSSSGFGQQVRYYADTEGGSSGSPVLDFNSNLVVAIHNTGGCPNGSYGRSDNLIAAIGNDMPADGVDGNGGGNPDPDPDPSCSSTVSSFPYSESFEANVGWTQVTGDDGNWVRDASGTPSSGTGPSSGANGSYYMFLEASTNGSTGQIGSNATAILQSPCFNLSGLSSATFAFSNHMYGTAVGSLSLEASTNGTTWASLWSDSGNNGNQWNSVTVNLSAYVGQSELRLRFVGTTGPSWSSDIAIDNLSLTSGGGGTPSCPTLDFNDFNITSFSNQDASGNFSIGNGGNSLTLTNNTWKYLPMDYTVTANTVIEFEFRSTSQGEIHGVGFENDNSLTSSRYFKVHGTQNYGVTNYDNYTSGTVKYTIPVGSSYTGSMNRLVFINDNDAGSGNNSTFSNVRIYEGSCESSNVVVTEVFETRVDIIGDEDEGVFTNVRVAPNPIRKGTLLKLVGPAESLKDANYSVVNVLGQVVKRGNVNETKTISIDKFTSGIYILRLENKFTQASQRFIIE
- a CDS encoding HesB/IscA family protein; its protein translation is MIKVSDTAKKKVIELMTDDGFDATTDYVRVGVKSGGCSGLSYDLNFDNSQGETDKVFEDNGVKIIVDKKSFLYLVGTILEYSGGLNGKGFVFNNPNANRTCGCGESFSL